One Hyla sarda isolate aHylSar1 chromosome 11, aHylSar1.hap1, whole genome shotgun sequence genomic window carries:
- the LOC130295474 gene encoding protein kinase C theta type-like isoform X2, whose amino-acid sequence MASTGHGEDGEEEKRKSEGKRKREEEGEDGVKRRREDDGGSEDEEPTPGMATTGHGEDGEEEKRKREEEGKDGVKRRRGDDDRGSEDEEPAPGMASTGHGEDGKEEKRKREEEGEDGVKRRREDDGGSEDEEPTPGMASTGHGEDGKEEKRKREEEGEDGVKWRRGDEDGGSEDEEPTPGMASTEHEEDGKEEKRKSEGKRKREEEGEDGVKRRRDNENGGSEDEEPTPGSSQGTSGPYPRLTISHYNLHQVLGRGNFGKVVLASVPGRDTHMAIKIINRREDNEGTIKRERRILLAARDCPFLCHLYAAHQSLERAYFITEYLSGGSLEDLIRICCYLDINNIRFYAAEMVCGLQFLHGQNIVHRDLKPENIMLDAEGHIRIIDLGLAQDGVTASSKIDGVTGTFCYMAPEVLLGQEYYTAVDWWSLGIVLCRMATGRFPFFIGHSKQKVFKAITRKEPKLPPGMDAAIEHLISQLLRKNPDKRPGVRRNIRKHPFFSTIRWEELEERRAKPPCGSGL is encoded by the exons ATGGCGTCCACTGGACATGGAGAAGATggcgaggaggagaagaggaaaagcgaaggcaagaggaagagggaagaggaaggcgaggatggagtcaagaggaggagagaggacgatggaggatcagaggatgaggagccaacacctgggatggcgaccactggacatggagaagatggcgaggaggagaagaggaagagggaagaggaaggcaAGGATGGAGTCAAGAGAAGGAGAGGAGATGACGACAGAGGATCGGAGGATGAGGAGCCAGCACCTGGGATGGCGTCCACTGGACATGGAGAAGATGgcaaggaggagaagaggaagagggaagaggaaggcgaggatggagtcaagaggaggagagaggacgatggaggatcagaggatgaggagccaacacctgggatggcgtccactggacatggagaagatggcaaggaggagaagaggaagagggaagaggaaggcgaGGATGGAGTCAAGTGGAGGAGAGGAGACGAGGATGGAGGATCAGAGGATGAGGAACCAACACCTGGGATGGCGTCTACTGAACATGAAGAAGATGgcaaggaggagaagaggaagagcgaaggcaagaggaagagggaagaggaaggcgaGGATGGAGTCAAGAGGAGGAGAGACAACGAGAATGGAggatcagaggatgaggagccaacacCTGGGAGCAGCCAAGGAACATCGGGTCCCTACCCCAGGCTTACCATCAGCCACTACAACCTCCACCAAGTCCTGGGTAGAGGCAACTTCGGCAAA GTGGTCCTGGCATCAGTCCCTGGCCGAGACACCCACATGGCCATAAAGATCATCAACAGAAGAGAGGACAACGAGGGAACCATCAAGAGAGAGCGGCGGATACTCCTGGCAGCCCGAGACTGTCCATTTCTATGCCACCTTTATGCTGCACATCAGTCTCTGGAGCGCGCATACTTCATCACGGAGTACCTGTCCGGCGGCAGTCTGGAGGATTTGATCAGGATTTGCTGCTACCTGGACATCAACAACATAAGGTTCTACGCAGCAGAGATGGTATGCGGCCTCCAGTTCCTCCATGGACAGAACATCGTCCACAGAGACCTCAAGCCAGAGAACATCATGTTGGATGCAGAAGGCCACATCCGGATCATTGACCTGGGCCTGGCACAAGATGGAGTCACAGCCTCCAGCAAGATCGATGGAGTGACAGGAACATTCTGCTACATGGCCCCTGAAGTGCTTCTCGGACAAGAGTATTACACAGCCGTTGACTGGTGGAGCCTTGGGATTGTGTTGTGCAGGATGGCGACAGGACGCTTCCCATTTTTCATCGGCCACAGCAAGCAGAAGGTTTTCAAAGCCATCACCAGAAAGGAGCCAAAACTTCCACCCGGGATGGATGCTGCTATTGAACATCTCATCAGTCAACTTCTGCGCAAGAATCCCGATAAGCGCCCTGGGGTGCGCAGAAACATCCGGAAGCATCCATTCTTTTCCACCATTCGCTGGGAGGAACTGGAAGAGAGGAGAGCCAAGCCACCAT GTGGATCTGGACTCTGA
- the LOC130295474 gene encoding protein kinase C theta type-like isoform X1, translating into MASTGHGEDGEEEKRKSEGKRKREEEGEDGVKRRREDDGGSEDEEPTPGMATTGHGEDGEEEKRKREEEGKDGVKRRRGDDDRGSEDEEPAPGMASTGHGEDGKEEKRKREEEGEDGVKRRREDDGGSEDEEPTPGMASTGHGEDGKEEKRKREEEGEDGVKWRRGDEDGGSEDEEPTPGMASTEHEEDGKEEKRKSEGKRKREEEGEDGVKRRRDNENGGSEDEEPTPGSSQGTSGPYPRLTISHYNLHQVLGRGNFGKVVLASVPGRDTHMAIKIINRREDNEGTIKRERRILLAARDCPFLCHLYAAHQSLERAYFITEYLSGGSLEDLIRICCYLDINNIRFYAAEMVCGLQFLHGQNIVHRDLKPENIMLDAEGHIRIIDLGLAQDGVTASSKIDGVTGTFCYMAPEVLLGQEYYTAVDWWSLGIVLCRMATGRFPFFIGHSKQKVFKAITRKEPKLPPGMDAAIEHLISQLLRKNPDKRPGVRRNIRKHPFFSTIRWEELEERRAKPPCKPFETVLQNHHLQWPEDTEDTHHGTGFNYTSPSWAQ; encoded by the exons ATGGCGTCCACTGGACATGGAGAAGATggcgaggaggagaagaggaaaagcgaaggcaagaggaagagggaagaggaaggcgaggatggagtcaagaggaggagagaggacgatggaggatcagaggatgaggagccaacacctgggatggcgaccactggacatggagaagatggcgaggaggagaagaggaagagggaagaggaaggcaAGGATGGAGTCAAGAGAAGGAGAGGAGATGACGACAGAGGATCGGAGGATGAGGAGCCAGCACCTGGGATGGCGTCCACTGGACATGGAGAAGATGgcaaggaggagaagaggaagagggaagaggaaggcgaggatggagtcaagaggaggagagaggacgatggaggatcagaggatgaggagccaacacctgggatggcgtccactggacatggagaagatggcaaggaggagaagaggaagagggaagaggaaggcgaGGATGGAGTCAAGTGGAGGAGAGGAGACGAGGATGGAGGATCAGAGGATGAGGAACCAACACCTGGGATGGCGTCTACTGAACATGAAGAAGATGgcaaggaggagaagaggaagagcgaaggcaagaggaagagggaagaggaaggcgaGGATGGAGTCAAGAGGAGGAGAGACAACGAGAATGGAggatcagaggatgaggagccaacacCTGGGAGCAGCCAAGGAACATCGGGTCCCTACCCCAGGCTTACCATCAGCCACTACAACCTCCACCAAGTCCTGGGTAGAGGCAACTTCGGCAAA GTGGTCCTGGCATCAGTCCCTGGCCGAGACACCCACATGGCCATAAAGATCATCAACAGAAGAGAGGACAACGAGGGAACCATCAAGAGAGAGCGGCGGATACTCCTGGCAGCCCGAGACTGTCCATTTCTATGCCACCTTTATGCTGCACATCAGTCTCTGGAGCGCGCATACTTCATCACGGAGTACCTGTCCGGCGGCAGTCTGGAGGATTTGATCAGGATTTGCTGCTACCTGGACATCAACAACATAAGGTTCTACGCAGCAGAGATGGTATGCGGCCTCCAGTTCCTCCATGGACAGAACATCGTCCACAGAGACCTCAAGCCAGAGAACATCATGTTGGATGCAGAAGGCCACATCCGGATCATTGACCTGGGCCTGGCACAAGATGGAGTCACAGCCTCCAGCAAGATCGATGGAGTGACAGGAACATTCTGCTACATGGCCCCTGAAGTGCTTCTCGGACAAGAGTATTACACAGCCGTTGACTGGTGGAGCCTTGGGATTGTGTTGTGCAGGATGGCGACAGGACGCTTCCCATTTTTCATCGGCCACAGCAAGCAGAAGGTTTTCAAAGCCATCACCAGAAAGGAGCCAAAACTTCCACCCGGGATGGATGCTGCTATTGAACATCTCATCAGTCAACTTCTGCGCAAGAATCCCGATAAGCGCCCTGGGGTGCGCAGAAACATCCGGAAGCATCCATTCTTTTCCACCATTCGCTGGGAGGAACTGGAAGAGAGGAGAGCCAAGCCACCATGTAAGCCGTTTGAGACAGTTCTGCAAAATCACCATCTGCAGTGGccggaggacacagaggacaCCCACCATGGGACCGGATTCAATTATACGTCACCAAGCTGGGCCCAGTAA